In Phocoena sinus isolate mPhoSin1 chromosome X, mPhoSin1.pri, whole genome shotgun sequence, a genomic segment contains:
- the TENT5D gene encoding terminal nucleotidyltransferase 5D: MSEIRFSNLTWDQIITLHQVLDEVIPIHGRGNFPTLEVKPKDIIHVVKDQLIEQGIIVKDTRLNGSTASYILASYNGMSYKDLDVILGIELPSDQEFQLVKDVVLGCLLDFLPKGVKKEKITLKTMKEAYVQKMVKVCNKHDRWSLISLSNNTGKNVELKFVNSLRRQFEFSVDSFQIILDPMLDFYSDKSGTLTKELCPVVVAESMYGDFQEAMTHLQHKLISTRKPEEIRGGGLLKYSNLLVHNFKPVCEAEIKTLERYMCSRFFIDFPDIEEQRKKIESYLYNHFIGEEKRKYDYLMTLHGVVNESTVLPMGHKRRQTLNMITLMALKVLGEQNILPNTGKVTCFYLPAPYLAAWGGSPTYYVTSVLPPTLFQPYHPLHFHVPNGMAFKKTQ, from the coding sequence ATGTCTGAAATCAGATTCAGCAATCTCACTTGGGATCAAATTATAACACTGCATCAAGTGTTAGATGAAGTAATTCCAATTCATGGAAGGGGGAATTTCCCCACATTGGAGGTGAAACCGAAAGATATCATTCATGTTGTGAAAGATCAACTGATAGAGCAAGGAATTATTGTTAAAGATACCCGATTGAATGGTTCCACAGCAAGTTACATACTTGCAAGCTACAATGGCATGAGCTATAAGGATCTGGATGTTATTTTAGGTATTGAACTACCAAGTGATCAGGAATTTCAGCTTGTTAAGGATGTAGTTCTAGGTTGCCTACTCGACTTTTTACCAAAAggtgttaaaaaggaaaagatcacCCTAAAGACTATGAAAGAGGCTTACGTGCAGAAAATGGTCAAAGTTTGCAATAAGCATGATCGTTGGAGTCTTATCTCTCTTTCTAATAACACTGGGAAGAATGTAGAGCTAAAATTTGTGAATTCACTCAGACGACAATTTGAATTTAGTGTAGATTCCTTTCAAATTATCTTGGATCCCATGTTAGATTTCTACAGTGACAAAAGTGGTACACTAACCAAAGAATTATGTCCTGTTGTGGTAGCTGAAAGCATGTATGGAGACTTCCAAGAAGCAATGACACACTTGCAGCACAAGCTTATATCTACCAGAAAACCTGAAGAAATTAGAGGTGGTGGTCTTCTGAAATACAGTAACTTGCTGGTTCATAACTTTAAGCCAGTTTGTGAAGCAGAAATCAAAACCCTAGAACGTTATATGTGTTCTAGATTCTTCATTGATTTTCCTGATATAGAAGAACAGCGAAAGAAGATTGAATCATACCTCTACAACCATTTCAtaggtgaagaaaagagaaagtatgaCTACCTCATGACCTTGCATGGAGTTGTGAATGAAAGCACTGTTCTCCCCATGGGTCATAAAAGAAGACAGACCCTCAATATGATCACCCTTATGGCTTTAAAAGTACTTGGAGAACAGAATATCCTACCTAATACAGGAAAGGTAACTTGCTTTTATCTGCCTGCTCCATACCTTGCTGCTTGGGGAGGGTCCCCTACGTATTATGTAACATCTGTACTACCACCTACATTGTTTCAGCCATACCACCCACTACACTTTCATGTGCCAAATggtatggcttttaaaaaaacacagtag